A window of the Hordeum vulgare subsp. vulgare chromosome 5H, MorexV3_pseudomolecules_assembly, whole genome shotgun sequence genome harbors these coding sequences:
- the LOC123396316 gene encoding V-type proton ATPase subunit C-like, giving the protein MVFSEHLVTLLVIVPVTSQKKWLSSYEFLDFVVPRSSKKIYEDQESALYTVTLFAKAVPNLKDHAQENHFQVSDFMFSPEAYESRKQEIQELIHHHKVTKASLLDWYYGSYSEVFSLWMHVVTMLVFSESILRYGPRDGFMSAVLVLSMDNEGKIRNALEGLSGGGKSHWKSEDSDGGESYRAQLYGAYTRQRPIECGEQLNLLAIAATVGLQLCI; this is encoded by the exons ATGGTGTTCTCTGAACACCTTGTAACACTTCTGGTGATTGTTCCAGTTACATCCCAGAAGAAATGGTTATCAAGCTATGAGTTCCTTGATTTCGTG GTACCACGATCATCTAAAAAGATTTATGAGGACCAGGAATCTGCTCTGTACACAGTTACACTATTTGCTAAAGCTGTTCCAAACCTTAAGGATCATGCACAAGAGAACCATTTTCAG GTTAGCGACTTCATGTTTAGCCCCGAGGCATACGAAAGTAGAAAGCAAGAGATCCAGGAGCTAATTCATCACCACAAAGTTACAAAGGCCTCTCTTTTAGACTGGTACTATGGAAGCTACAGCGAG GTTTTTTCCCTCTGGATGCATGTCGTTACCATGCTTGTGTTTTCTGAAAGCATTCTCCGGTATGGCCCTCGAGATGGATTTATG TCTGCAGTGCTTGTTCTGTCTATGGACAATGAGGGGAAAATTAGGAACGCCTTGGAGGGATTGTCTGGTGGTGGGAAAAG TCACTGGAAATCTGAAGATTCAGATG GGGGAGAGAGTTACAGGGCGCAGCTCTACGGGGCGTACACGAGACAGCGTCCCATAGAGTGCGGG GAACAACTGAATTTATTGGCAATAGCTGCGACTGTTGGATTGCAACTTTGCAT ATGA
- the LOC123397167 gene encoding sirohydrochlorin ferrochelatase, chloroplastic: MHPVSISFQPFTATPAGDFPSRTTNVRSRRDFVKLLTIGTSSGYRAMNSGPTSASKSETTEEQDYAVGENDGVIIVDHGSRRQESNLMLNDFVTMFRARTGYRIVEPAHMELAEPSIKEAFGKCVQQGASRIIVSPYFLSPGRHWKQDIPSLAAEASKEHSNVAYIVTAPLGLHELMVDVMNDRIKYCLRHVAGDADECAVCAGTGKCHLYS, encoded by the exons ATGCACCCTGTGTCGATCTCCTTTCAACCATTCACTGCAACTCCTGCGGGCGATTTTCCCTCAAG GACCACTAATGTGAGGTCtcgccgtgattttgtcaagTTGCTGACAATTGGAACAAGTAGTGGATACCGTGCCATGAATTCCGGACCAACTTCTGCTTCCAAGTCTGAAACGACTGAGGAACAGGATTATGCTGTGGGAGAGAATGATGGTGTGATCATAGTCGACCACGGGTCACGGCGACAGGAATCTAATCTCATGCTAA ACGATTTTGTTACTATGTTCAGGGCAAGGACTGGCTACAGGATTGTTGAGCCTGCTCACATG GAGCTTGCTGAGCCTAGTATTAAAGAAGCATTTGGAAAATGTGTCCAGCAAGGAGCATCCCGCATTATTGTCAGCCCATATTTCCTTTCACCTGGACGGCACTGGAAACAA GATATACCTTCTTTAGCAGCAGAAGCCTCTAAAGAGCACTCTAACGTGGCCTACATTGTCACTGCTCCTCTTGGATTGCATGAGCTTATGGTG GATGTTATGAACGATCGCATCAAGTACTGCCTGAGGCACGTTGCAGGCGATGCCGATGAGTGTGCAGTATGTGCTGGGACTGGAAAATGCCACCTATACTCCTGA